The following coding sequences are from one Paenibacillus sp. FSL R5-0912 window:
- the lonB gene encoding ATP-dependent protease LonB, whose product MQLSILLMIVQLFFALVIGVYFWNLLRGQKTNKTAVDRESRKELDKLRKMRMISLTKPLSEKTRPASIDDIVGQKDGLRALKAALCSANPQHVIIYGPPGVGKTAAARVVMEEAKKNALSPFKREAKFTEIDATTARFDERGIADPLIGSVHDPIYQGAGAMGVAGVPQPKPGAVTKAHGGILFLDEIGELHPIQMNKLLKVLEDRKVLLESAYYNSEDSNTPAYIHDIFQNGLPADFRLVGATTRSPDEISPALRSRCMEIYFRPLLPEEIAVIGRDAVQKIGLKPSPEAVEVVQQYATNGREAVNMIQLAAGLALTEGRDTLSAAEVEWVASSSQLPLRTERKIPTSPQIGLVNGLAVYGPGMGTLLEIEVSAAPAAHGQGRLNITGVVDEEELRGGSRTTRRKSMARGSIENVLTVLRTMKLEPDHYDLHINFPGGTPIDGPSAGVAMAVAIVSAIRQLPVDNTVAITGEIGIHGRVKPVGGVVAKVEAAFQAGATTVLIPKENWQSLFADLGPLRVIPMDTVEEVFRHLFGADTADVRMPAVSGETFSSAPSLLKADASGESMPG is encoded by the coding sequence ATGCAACTAAGTATATTGCTGATGATCGTGCAGCTCTTTTTCGCGCTGGTCATCGGCGTTTATTTTTGGAATCTGCTGCGGGGACAGAAGACCAACAAGACGGCGGTAGACCGGGAATCACGCAAGGAGCTGGATAAGCTGCGCAAGATGCGGATGATCTCACTGACCAAGCCGCTCTCAGAAAAAACACGTCCGGCCTCCATCGATGATATCGTCGGACAGAAGGACGGGCTGCGCGCGCTCAAGGCCGCGCTCTGCAGTGCCAATCCGCAGCATGTCATTATCTACGGCCCGCCCGGTGTGGGCAAGACAGCCGCTGCGCGTGTGGTTATGGAGGAAGCGAAGAAGAACGCGCTGTCCCCGTTCAAGCGTGAGGCCAAATTCACCGAGATCGATGCCACTACCGCACGCTTCGATGAGCGCGGAATTGCCGATCCGCTCATCGGCTCGGTGCATGATCCAATCTATCAGGGTGCGGGGGCCATGGGGGTGGCCGGAGTTCCGCAGCCTAAGCCCGGAGCGGTAACCAAGGCGCATGGCGGGATTCTGTTCCTGGATGAGATCGGAGAGCTGCATCCGATTCAGATGAACAAGCTGCTGAAGGTGCTGGAGGACCGCAAGGTGCTGCTGGAGAGTGCCTACTATAATTCAGAGGACAGCAACACGCCTGCGTATATCCATGATATCTTCCAGAATGGCCTGCCCGCCGATTTCCGGCTGGTGGGCGCAACGACACGTTCGCCGGACGAAATCTCGCCTGCGCTGCGTTCGCGCTGTATGGAGATCTATTTCCGGCCCCTGCTGCCGGAGGAGATAGCGGTGATCGGAAGGGATGCCGTCCAGAAGATCGGGCTGAAGCCGAGTCCCGAAGCTGTAGAAGTAGTGCAGCAATACGCCACGAACGGCCGTGAGGCCGTGAATATGATCCAGCTGGCCGCCGGACTGGCCTTGACGGAAGGGCGGGATACCCTCAGCGCAGCAGAGGTCGAATGGGTAGCCAGCAGCAGCCAGCTGCCGCTGCGGACGGAGCGGAAGATTCCAACGTCTCCGCAGATCGGGCTGGTTAACGGCCTTGCCGTCTACGGGCCGGGCATGGGTACGCTGCTGGAGATCGAGGTCTCCGCTGCCCCTGCTGCCCATGGACAAGGCAGACTGAATATAACCGGTGTGGTTGATGAAGAGGAGCTGCGCGGCGGCTCACGGACAACCCGGCGCAAGAGTATGGCCAGAGGCTCCATCGAGAATGTGCTGACCGTACTGCGTACGATGAAGCTGGAGCCGGACCACTACGACCTGCACATTAACTTCCCCGGCGGCACGCCGATTGACGGCCCGTCCGCCGGAGTGGCCATGGCGGTCGCTATCGTCTCCGCCATCCGGCAGCTGCCGGTGGATAACACGGTAGCGATTACCGGGGAGATCGGCATCCATGGCCGTGTGAAGCCGGTTGGCGGCGTGGTCGCCAAGGTCGAGGCCGCGTTCCAGGCCGGGGCAACCACCGTGCTGATTCCTAAGGAGAACTGGCAGTCGCTGTTCGCCGACCTCGGCCCCCTGCGGGTCATCCCGATGGACACCGTCGAAGAAGTCTTCCGCCACCTGTTCGGTGCGGATACGGCAGACGTGCGAATGCCTGCCGTATCGGGCGAGACCTTCTCTTCGGCGCCTTCGCTGCTGAAGGCGGATGCTTCGGGGGAGAGTATGCCGGGATAG
- the lon gene encoding endopeptidase La encodes MIQSKSKGRRFPLLPLRGLLVYPSMVLHLDVGREKSVRALEKAMVEDNLILLCSQSEVNIEEPGREDIYRVGTVANVRQMLKLPNGTIRVLVEGVERAEIIHYTDNEEYYEVMARELPEQEDVDQESDALMRSVLSQFEHYITLSKKVTPETLAAVSDIEEPGRLADVITSHLALKIKEKQEILETIDVSKRLEKLLDILNNEREVLELERKISQRVKKQMEKTQKEYYLREQMKAIQKELGEKEGRAGEADELRAQMEEKKLPERVQEKIEKEIDRLEKMPASSAEGSVIRNYVDWLLGLPWSESTEDDLDIKKAEQVLDADHYGLEKPKERVLEYLAVQKLVKSLKGPILCLVGPPGVGKTSLARSIARSLNRKFVRISLGGVRDEAEIRGHRRTYVGAMPGRIIQGMKTAGSINPVFLLDEIDKMAADFRGDPSAALLEVLDPEQNNTFSDHFVELPFDLSNVMFVTTANAVHNIPRPLLDRMEMLFIPGYTELEKLQIASRYLLPKQRKNHGLEEEQLSIEDDTLLKIVREYTRESGVRNLEQQIAALCRKAAKQIVSEEKERVSILPEEIKDYLGASKYRYGMAELEDQIGTVTGLAWTEVGGDTLLIEVTVVQGTGKLTLTGQLGDVMKESAQAAFSYTRSKAEELGLAPDFHEKNDIHIHIPEGAIPKDGPSAGITIATALISALTKRYVSKTVAMTGEITLRGRVLPIGGLKEKSLAAHRAGYKKILIPKDNERDLKDIPESVLNDVEFVPVSHMDQVLKHALVDHGAVSGRDTDKDTEISIEAPSSVH; translated from the coding sequence ATGATACAAAGCAAATCCAAAGGTCGTCGTTTTCCTTTATTACCGCTCCGAGGTCTTCTTGTATATCCCAGCATGGTTCTGCATTTAGATGTAGGCCGCGAGAAGTCCGTCCGGGCACTGGAAAAAGCTATGGTTGAAGATAACCTGATTCTTCTCTGCTCCCAGTCGGAAGTGAATATAGAGGAGCCGGGTCGGGAAGATATTTACCGGGTGGGTACAGTTGCGAATGTACGGCAGATGCTTAAGCTTCCCAACGGCACGATCCGTGTGCTGGTCGAAGGCGTGGAGCGGGCAGAGATTATTCATTATACAGACAACGAGGAGTACTATGAGGTGATGGCGCGTGAGCTGCCGGAGCAGGAGGATGTCGATCAAGAGAGCGATGCTCTGATGCGTTCCGTGCTGAGCCAGTTCGAGCATTATATCACCTTGTCCAAAAAGGTGACTCCCGAGACGCTGGCCGCTGTCTCCGATATTGAGGAGCCGGGCCGGCTGGCCGATGTGATCACCAGTCATTTGGCGCTTAAGATTAAGGAGAAGCAGGAGATTCTGGAGACCATTGACGTCAGCAAACGTCTGGAGAAGCTGCTCGATATCCTCAATAATGAGCGTGAAGTACTGGAGCTGGAACGCAAGATCAGCCAGCGCGTGAAGAAGCAGATGGAGAAGACCCAGAAGGAGTATTACCTCCGCGAACAGATGAAAGCGATCCAGAAGGAGCTTGGCGAGAAGGAAGGCCGGGCAGGCGAAGCAGATGAGCTGCGCGCCCAGATGGAAGAGAAGAAGCTGCCGGAGCGTGTGCAGGAGAAGATCGAGAAAGAAATCGACCGCCTGGAGAAGATGCCGGCAAGCTCGGCTGAAGGCAGCGTCATCCGCAACTATGTGGATTGGCTGCTGGGTCTGCCGTGGAGCGAATCGACCGAAGACGATCTGGATATCAAGAAGGCGGAGCAGGTGCTGGATGCAGACCACTACGGTCTGGAGAAGCCGAAGGAACGCGTACTGGAATACCTGGCTGTACAGAAGCTGGTCAAGAGTCTGAAGGGGCCGATTCTGTGTCTGGTAGGTCCTCCGGGCGTTGGTAAAACATCGCTCGCCCGCTCCATCGCCCGCTCGCTGAACCGTAAGTTCGTCCGTATCTCGCTGGGCGGCGTTCGGGATGAAGCGGAGATCCGGGGTCACCGCCGTACCTATGTCGGGGCGATGCCGGGGCGCATTATCCAGGGGATGAAGACTGCGGGCAGCATCAACCCGGTCTTCCTGCTGGATGAGATCGACAAGATGGCAGCGGACTTCCGCGGCGATCCGTCGGCGGCTCTGCTGGAGGTGCTTGACCCTGAACAGAACAATACGTTCAGCGATCACTTCGTAGAGCTGCCGTTCGATCTCTCGAATGTCATGTTCGTAACGACAGCGAATGCCGTGCATAATATTCCGCGTCCATTACTGGACCGGATGGAGATGCTGTTCATTCCGGGCTATACGGAGCTGGAGAAGCTGCAGATTGCCAGCCGCTATCTGCTGCCGAAGCAGCGCAAGAATCATGGGCTGGAAGAGGAACAGCTGTCCATTGAGGACGATACGCTGCTGAAGATTGTGCGCGAGTACACCCGGGAATCCGGGGTGCGGAACCTGGAACAGCAGATTGCTGCCCTATGCCGCAAAGCCGCTAAGCAGATTGTCTCGGAAGAGAAGGAACGCGTAAGCATTCTTCCGGAAGAGATCAAGGATTATCTGGGCGCCTCCAAGTACCGCTATGGAATGGCGGAGCTGGAGGATCAGATTGGTACCGTGACCGGACTGGCCTGGACCGAGGTTGGCGGCGATACGCTGCTGATCGAAGTAACAGTTGTGCAGGGTACGGGCAAGCTGACGCTGACCGGACAACTAGGCGATGTCATGAAGGAGTCGGCGCAGGCCGCCTTCAGCTATACCCGCTCTAAGGCGGAGGAGCTGGGACTGGCACCGGATTTCCATGAGAAGAACGATATTCATATCCATATTCCCGAAGGTGCGATCCCCAAAGACGGTCCGTCCGCAGGGATTACGATTGCAACAGCCCTGATCTCCGCCCTGACGAAACGTTATGTCTCGAAGACTGTGGCGATGACCGGCGAGATTACGCTGCGCGGGCGTGTGCTGCCGATCGGGGGCCTCAAGGAGAAGTCGCTGGCTGCCCACCGTGCAGGCTATAAGAAGATCCTCATCCCTAAGGACAACGAGCGTGACCTTAAGGATATTCCCGAGAGTGTCCTGAACGATGTGGAGTTTGTGCCGGTATCCCATATGGATCAGGTGCTGAAGCATGCACTTGTGGATCACGGCGCCGTCAGCGGCAGAGACACAGATAAGGATACAGAAATAAGTATTGAAGCGCCTAGTAGTGTGCATTAG
- the yihA gene encoding ribosome biogenesis GTP-binding protein YihA/YsxC — protein MKVNNAEFVISAVGPDQYPEDALPEIALAGRSNVGKSSLINRMINRKNLARTSSTPGKTQHMNYYRINESMYFVDFPGYGYAKVSKTQRASWGKMVEKYMSERETLKMVLLVVDLRHPPTGNDKMMFDWLKHYDLPLCVVATKADKIPKTRWPKHIKVMKQELGVLPGDNFIAYSSEIGLGKDELWELIDRHTLPTEEEPPAEPDDQDSGDEPQHEDSSES, from the coding sequence ATGAAAGTTAACAATGCCGAATTTGTGATCAGTGCCGTGGGCCCTGATCAGTACCCTGAGGATGCCTTGCCGGAGATTGCTCTGGCAGGGCGCTCCAATGTAGGGAAGTCCTCTCTGATTAACCGAATGATTAACCGCAAGAATCTCGCCCGCACCAGTTCTACACCGGGTAAGACGCAGCATATGAACTATTATCGTATTAATGAAAGTATGTATTTCGTCGACTTTCCGGGTTACGGCTACGCCAAGGTCTCCAAGACACAGCGCGCCTCCTGGGGCAAAATGGTTGAGAAATATATGTCCGAGCGTGAAACGCTGAAGATGGTCCTGCTCGTTGTAGACCTTCGTCATCCGCCAACCGGTAATGACAAGATGATGTTCGACTGGCTGAAGCATTATGATCTGCCGCTCTGTGTAGTGGCAACCAAGGCGGATAAGATTCCGAAGACCCGCTGGCCGAAGCATATCAAAGTGATGAAGCAGGAGCTCGGTGTGCTGCCGGGTGATAATTTCATTGCCTATTCATCAGAGATTGGACTTGGCAAAGACGAACTATGGGAACTTATCGATAGACATACTCTTCCTACCGAAGAAGAACCTCCGGCAGAACCGGACGATCAGGATTCCGGGGATGAACCACAGCACGAAGACTCTTCTGAGAGTTAA
- a CDS encoding tyrosine-protein phosphatase — MIDIHSHILPFIDDGAADVDAALAMAQDAHNDGITTVVATPHHANGVYMNPAPDIEAAVRLLNMKLQEAGNPLQVLPGQEIRIYGDLLDDLEKGQLLTLAGSRYILLEMPSSRVPRNMEETCHELIIQGYVPVIAHPERNAEVAENPSKLERLTELGALGQLTAQSLAGTFGSKLQKLSLDLCRRGTIHVIASDAHDSSNRPFGLSEAYEVVKRHLGNETFDFFLHNSRRIVANEEIIRVNPVQSGSKLHRLFGFFSRKG; from the coding sequence ATGATAGATATCCATAGCCACATTCTACCCTTCATAGATGACGGAGCCGCTGATGTTGACGCCGCTCTCGCCATGGCGCAAGACGCCCATAACGATGGTATTACAACTGTAGTTGCTACGCCGCATCATGCGAACGGAGTCTATATGAATCCGGCTCCAGATATTGAAGCAGCCGTGCGGCTGCTGAACATGAAGCTCCAGGAGGCTGGCAATCCGCTTCAGGTACTGCCCGGACAGGAGATTCGTATCTACGGGGATCTGCTGGATGATCTCGAGAAGGGACAACTGCTGACGCTTGCCGGTTCCAGATACATTCTGCTGGAGATGCCCTCTTCGCGGGTGCCGCGTAATATGGAAGAGACCTGCCATGAGCTGATTATCCAAGGTTATGTACCGGTGATTGCCCATCCGGAGCGGAATGCCGAGGTCGCCGAGAATCCGTCCAAGCTGGAGCGGCTAACCGAATTGGGGGCACTCGGACAGCTGACGGCGCAGAGTCTTGCCGGAACGTTCGGAAGTAAGCTGCAGAAGCTGTCACTAGACTTGTGCCGGCGGGGGACTATACATGTGATTGCTTCAGATGCGCATGATTCTAGTAATCGTCCGTTCGGTTTAAGCGAGGCTTACGAAGTCGTGAAGAGACATTTGGGAAACGAGACATTCGACTTTTTTCTACACAATTCGCGTAGAATTGTTGCCAATGAGGAGATTATTCGAGTTAATCCTGTTCAATCCGGGAGCAAACTTCATAGATTGTTCGGATTTTTCTCTCGTAAGGGATGA
- a CDS encoding IS110 family transposase has protein sequence MKNTIKYVGLDVSKEKIAVAIADEGRDPARYHGAIAHTPDAVGRLIRKLKSPEVTLEVCYEAGPTGYDLYRWLTKMGISCTVIAPSRIPQRSGDAIKTDRRDAERLAQLHRAGELTAIHVPTPELEALRDLIRARENAREELHRARQHLVHFLLRHQIHTPEGMKKRWTKRYRLWLSTLTFEHTAQERVFTEMQQQLREVEERIKRLEEAMRKEAEICPYASVIQALQGLRGIALLTAMTLVVEIGNFERFRSPAQLMSYLGLVPRESSTGPKTRRGRLTKTGNASVRRALVESAWSYRYLPAVKGDLEKRLEGQSAHVQETSWKAQERLHKKYVQMVKRGKHRNLVIAAVGRELVGFIWCVAVKAEAGIA, from the coding sequence ATGAAGAATACCATAAAATACGTAGGTTTGGACGTGTCAAAAGAAAAAATTGCAGTGGCGATTGCAGACGAGGGACGGGACCCCGCACGGTATCACGGAGCGATTGCCCATACGCCAGATGCTGTAGGACGACTCATTCGGAAACTGAAAAGCCCGGAGGTTACTCTTGAAGTCTGCTATGAGGCGGGACCCACCGGGTATGATTTGTATCGCTGGCTGACCAAGATGGGAATTTCCTGCACGGTCATCGCCCCCTCACGTATTCCTCAGCGTTCAGGCGATGCCATTAAAACCGACCGACGGGATGCAGAGCGGCTCGCTCAGCTCCACCGTGCGGGAGAATTGACGGCCATTCATGTACCCACTCCGGAACTCGAGGCTCTTCGGGATCTCATCCGAGCCCGGGAGAATGCTCGGGAAGAACTGCACCGGGCCCGGCAGCACCTCGTTCATTTTCTGTTACGGCACCAGATCCACACCCCGGAAGGGATGAAAAAACGCTGGACGAAACGATACCGGCTGTGGCTCTCTACCTTGACGTTTGAGCATACCGCGCAAGAACGGGTATTCACCGAGATGCAACAACAGTTGCGGGAGGTGGAGGAGCGCATTAAACGGCTAGAGGAGGCCATGCGGAAAGAAGCCGAAATCTGCCCGTACGCCTCTGTGATTCAAGCGCTCCAGGGTCTTCGGGGGATTGCCCTGCTCACGGCCATGACGCTCGTCGTTGAAATCGGGAATTTTGAGCGGTTCCGTTCGCCTGCGCAGCTGATGAGTTACCTGGGACTGGTTCCGCGGGAATCTTCTACAGGACCCAAGACAAGACGGGGCCGCCTGACTAAAACAGGAAATGCCTCCGTAAGGCGTGCTTTGGTGGAATCGGCCTGGAGTTACCGTTACCTTCCGGCGGTCAAAGGCGATTTAGAAAAGCGGTTAGAAGGGCAAAGTGCTCATGTCCAGGAAACGTCATGGAAGGCGCAGGAGAGATTGCACAAAAAATATGTGCAGATGGTCAAACGGGGAAAACACCGAAACTTGGTGATCGCAGCGGTGGGACGGGAATTGGTCGGATTCATTTGGTGTGTTGCGGTAAAGGCAGAAGCAGGAATCGCATAA